A genomic stretch from Marinobacter fonticola includes:
- the malT gene encoding HTH-type transcriptional regulator MalT: protein MMKTTIEPGQRTYISAKTLPPQAPTALIAREKFNDLLHETDPVGLLLIQAPAGYGKTTTLAERMAALDADVAWYRIDSQDNTPGQFAAYLARTLEVNRPGTCPATLRQLAETGFDNLQAFLTDLLAEMPLEADPLYVVLDDFHLVTDPEIHDAVRFLLRHQPGYLTLAILTRTIPPIGVAQLRMQGHMLEIGSKELAFDADEAQTYFETRLTYEVSRESIERAVRRVEGWVSALQLLAASASTSVAFNEMVAQFEEGNQHVFDYFDELIGRSLDDNALGFLLRTCVLDRFNAFMAMRVAGHQDGQALLNQLINQGFFVIPLDSSGLWFRYHPLFSAYLRHLLACSAQENVTALHQKACDAWRELDQPEEAARHAVKAQDPQRIVHILMDNGRAFFTEGQFSLLQQCLDALDPSTIADEPMLTLLRAWVAQGQYKFDEVEQWLAAAEAKLKEHLDDDNLRSVRCEFSAVRAQVAMNFGDAHSALGLATDAMEQEARLLPTSKVAAASVMGEALFVEGHLKEALARMQDTETLARAHGAHQNVLWALCQQSEISVAMGLLQKAYNVQERAFQYAEEYHLDHLPILEFLYRIRSQIMWEWHHLENAERCALQGIEILEAQGERWYLQSYTSLAKVAQARGRQTLCADYIQKIQKMLASGEYHIDWVANSHATMLSFWDAVRDREAIQRWLTAAPEYTIDDATNHFLQCNARNWARAYLSLDQPEKARPILEGLQTVAERVGLQTDLNRNHIALAHLHWQQENRESALYYMREALQLASTTGAVGSFLRLGKVLIVLLKALINDNLIEGMELQRAERLIQLSQQQRDFSRAIRISLDEAIIQDIIDRPDVPELIRTSPLTRREWQILSLIHAGLSNDQIAEHLKVAATTVKTHIRSLYQKQNIAHRSEAIELARDLLSKIQGE from the coding sequence ATGATGAAAACAACAATCGAGCCGGGTCAGCGCACCTACATCAGCGCGAAGACCCTGCCGCCGCAGGCACCCACGGCGCTAATCGCAAGAGAAAAATTCAATGATTTATTACACGAGACCGACCCCGTTGGCCTGCTACTGATCCAGGCCCCCGCGGGCTACGGCAAGACAACGACCCTAGCGGAACGCATGGCCGCCCTGGACGCGGACGTCGCCTGGTACCGTATTGATAGCCAGGACAATACGCCGGGCCAATTCGCCGCGTATCTTGCTCGCACGCTTGAGGTCAACCGGCCAGGCACCTGCCCGGCAACACTGCGCCAGCTCGCGGAAACCGGATTCGATAACCTGCAGGCCTTCCTGACCGATCTGCTTGCCGAAATGCCGCTGGAAGCCGATCCCTTATATGTGGTGCTGGACGACTTTCATTTGGTCACCGATCCGGAAATCCACGACGCGGTGCGCTTTTTGCTGCGCCACCAGCCGGGCTACCTGACCCTCGCGATCCTGACACGGACGATACCGCCGATTGGCGTTGCCCAGCTGCGGATGCAAGGTCATATGCTTGAAATCGGTTCGAAGGAGCTCGCCTTCGACGCCGACGAGGCGCAGACCTATTTCGAGACAAGACTGACCTACGAAGTGTCACGGGAAAGCATCGAACGTGCGGTCCGCCGTGTGGAAGGCTGGGTCTCGGCGCTGCAGCTGCTGGCCGCCAGCGCATCGACCAGCGTCGCTTTCAACGAAATGGTGGCGCAGTTCGAGGAGGGCAATCAGCACGTCTTCGACTACTTCGACGAATTAATTGGCCGTAGCTTGGATGATAACGCTCTAGGGTTTTTACTACGGACCTGCGTCCTGGATCGTTTCAACGCGTTTATGGCGATGCGCGTCGCCGGGCATCAGGATGGCCAGGCGCTGCTGAACCAATTGATCAACCAGGGTTTTTTCGTGATTCCGCTGGACAGCAGCGGTCTCTGGTTCCGTTACCACCCCCTGTTCAGTGCCTATCTGCGCCACCTGCTAGCCTGTTCCGCCCAGGAAAACGTGACGGCGCTGCATCAGAAAGCCTGCGATGCCTGGCGTGAACTGGATCAGCCCGAAGAAGCCGCACGCCACGCGGTCAAAGCGCAAGACCCGCAGCGCATCGTGCACATTCTGATGGACAACGGGCGTGCCTTTTTCACCGAAGGACAGTTCTCGCTACTGCAGCAGTGTCTGGATGCGCTGGATCCGTCGACGATTGCCGATGAGCCGATGCTGACCCTACTGCGCGCCTGGGTCGCCCAGGGCCAGTACAAGTTCGATGAGGTGGAGCAGTGGCTCGCCGCCGCCGAAGCCAAGCTCAAAGAACACTTGGACGACGACAATCTACGCTCGGTACGTTGCGAGTTCAGCGCGGTGCGCGCCCAGGTCGCGATGAATTTCGGTGACGCCCATAGCGCCCTGGGCCTGGCCACCGACGCCATGGAGCAGGAAGCCCGTTTACTGCCCACCTCAAAGGTTGCCGCCGCGTCGGTCATGGGCGAAGCCCTGTTTGTCGAGGGCCACCTGAAGGAAGCCCTCGCCCGCATGCAGGACACGGAAACCCTGGCCCGTGCCCACGGTGCCCACCAGAACGTGCTCTGGGCCCTGTGCCAGCAGTCGGAAATCAGCGTCGCCATGGGGCTTCTGCAAAAGGCCTACAATGTGCAGGAACGGGCCTTCCAGTATGCCGAGGAATACCATCTCGACCACCTGCCGATCCTGGAATTCCTCTACCGTATCCGCAGTCAGATCATGTGGGAGTGGCACCACCTCGAGAATGCCGAACGCTGCGCATTACAAGGCATCGAAATTCTCGAAGCCCAGGGCGAGCGCTGGTATCTGCAAAGCTACACGTCGCTGGCGAAAGTCGCTCAAGCCCGCGGCCGGCAGACACTGTGTGCGGACTACATTCAGAAGATCCAGAAAATGCTGGCGTCCGGCGAATACCACATCGACTGGGTCGCTAACTCTCACGCCACCATGCTGTCCTTCTGGGATGCGGTCCGCGACCGCGAGGCGATCCAGCGCTGGCTCACGGCGGCGCCGGAATACACGATCGACGACGCCACCAACCACTTCCTGCAATGCAATGCCCGCAACTGGGCTCGTGCCTATCTAAGCCTAGACCAGCCGGAAAAGGCCCGGCCGATCCTCGAAGGTCTGCAAACGGTGGCAGAGCGCGTCGGTCTGCAGACGGACCTCAACCGCAATCACATTGCGCTGGCCCACCTGCACTGGCAGCAGGAAAATCGGGAGAGCGCCCTTTACTACATGCGTGAGGCCTTGCAGCTGGCCAGCACCACCGGTGCGGTTGGCAGCTTCCTGCGCCTGGGCAAGGTGCTGATTGTTTTGCTCAAGGCCCTGATCAACGACAACCTGATAGAGGGCATGGAATTGCAGCGCGCCGAGCGGCTCATCCAACTGTCCCAGCAACAACGGGATTTCAGCCGTGCCATCCGCATTTCCCTGGACGAAGCGATTATCCAGGACATCATCGACCGGCCAGACGTACCCGAGCTGATCCGCACCTCACCGCTGACCCGGCGGGAGTGGCAAATTCTCAGCCTGATCCATGCCGGTCTCTCCAACGACCAGATTGCCGAGCACTTGAAAGTCGCGGCCACCACCGTGAAAACACACATTCGCAGCCTCTACCAGAAGCAGAACATCGCCCATCGTTCCGAAGCCATCGAGCTGGCCCGGGATCTGCTCAGCAAGATCCAGGGGGAGTAG
- a CDS encoding alpha-glucosidase has translation MMQKNPDWWRGAVIYQVYPRSFFDSNGDGIGDLPGVTAKLDYIAGLNVDAIWLSPFFTSPMKDFGYDVSDYRGVDPIFGTLDDFDTLTAEAHKRGLKIMIDQVLSHSSDQHAWFKESRASRDNPKADWYVWAEAREDGTPPNNWLSVFGGSAWAWDSRRRQYYLHNFLASQPDLNFHNPALQDQMLSEVRFWLDRGVDGFRLDAINFCFHDPQLRNNPPNDAVQEASIGVRKENPYAYQHHKYDKTQPENLAFLKRLRALLDDYPGTTTVGEIGDDNSLQTMADYTSDGDKLHMAYSFDLLTEQNSAAFIKRTVETIEDKLEDGWPCWAIGNHDVARVASRWKADSPEQMKLFMIMMLSLRGSACIYQGEELGLSEAELEFEDLVDPYGISFWPEYKGRDGCRTPMAWVAQATNAGFSNAKPWLPVYTEHLSAAVDVQDQQETSVLQAYREFLGWRRQQPVLFTGDIRFHESPADTLLFSRKNAQGEYLVALNFTGDTVSLELPAGASAIDNAPSCLSGQWQGSSVTLPAYGAGIAAV, from the coding sequence ATGATGCAAAAGAATCCAGATTGGTGGCGCGGCGCAGTCATCTACCAGGTTTACCCACGCAGCTTTTTCGATTCCAACGGCGATGGCATCGGCGACCTTCCCGGCGTCACCGCCAAGCTGGACTACATCGCCGGCCTGAATGTCGATGCGATCTGGCTCTCGCCGTTCTTCACCTCACCCATGAAGGATTTCGGTTACGACGTCTCCGACTACCGTGGCGTCGACCCCATTTTCGGCACCCTCGACGATTTCGACACGCTGACTGCCGAGGCCCACAAGCGCGGTTTGAAGATTATGATCGACCAGGTGCTGAGCCACTCCTCCGATCAGCACGCATGGTTCAAAGAAAGCCGAGCCAGCCGCGATAATCCCAAAGCCGACTGGTATGTCTGGGCCGAAGCCCGGGAAGACGGGACACCACCCAACAATTGGCTGTCGGTCTTCGGCGGTTCCGCCTGGGCCTGGGATAGCCGCCGCCGGCAGTATTACCTGCACAACTTCCTGGCCAGCCAGCCGGACCTGAACTTCCATAACCCGGCGCTGCAGGATCAAATGCTGTCCGAAGTCCGCTTCTGGCTGGATCGCGGGGTCGATGGCTTCCGCCTCGACGCCATCAACTTCTGTTTCCACGATCCGCAACTGCGCAACAACCCGCCCAACGACGCAGTACAGGAAGCTTCGATCGGTGTGCGTAAAGAAAACCCCTACGCCTACCAGCACCACAAATACGACAAGACTCAGCCGGAGAACCTGGCGTTTCTCAAACGCCTGCGCGCCCTGCTGGACGACTATCCCGGCACGACCACCGTGGGCGAAATTGGTGACGATAATTCACTGCAGACCATGGCCGACTACACCAGCGACGGCGATAAGCTACACATGGCCTATTCCTTCGACCTGCTGACCGAGCAGAACAGCGCGGCGTTTATCAAGCGCACGGTCGAAACCATCGAAGACAAGCTCGAAGACGGCTGGCCCTGCTGGGCGATCGGCAACCATGACGTCGCCCGCGTTGCCTCGCGGTGGAAAGCCGACTCGCCGGAACAGATGAAGCTGTTCATGATCATGATGCTAAGTCTGCGCGGCAGTGCCTGCATCTACCAAGGCGAGGAACTGGGCCTGTCCGAGGCGGAACTCGAATTCGAGGATCTGGTCGATCCTTACGGCATCAGCTTCTGGCCGGAATACAAGGGGCGCGACGGCTGCCGCACACCGATGGCGTGGGTGGCCCAGGCGACTAACGCAGGCTTTTCCAATGCGAAGCCCTGGCTTCCGGTCTATACGGAGCATCTAAGCGCTGCCGTGGACGTACAGGATCAGCAGGAAACGTCGGTTCTACAGGCTTACCGCGAGTTTCTGGGCTGGCGTCGCCAGCAGCCGGTGTTGTTCACCGGCGATATCCGTTTCCACGAGAGCCCCGCCGACACGCTTCTGTTCAGCCGTAAAAATGCGCAAGGCGAATACCTCGTTGCCCTGAACTTCACCGGCGACACGGTTAGCCTTGAGCTTCCGGCTGGCGCGTCGGCCATCGATAACGCACCGTCCTGCCTGAGCGGACAGTGGCAGGGTTCCAGCGTCACCCTGCCCGCCTACGGGGCCGGTATCGCAGCCGTTTAA
- the malK gene encoding maltose/maltodextrin ABC transporter ATP-binding protein MalK yields the protein MASVTLRNVYKRFGEAEVTRNVNLDIQNGEFVVFVGPSGCGKSTLLRMVAGLEDITEGELYIGNDKVNDLPPKDRQVGMVFQSYALYPHMNVAENMAFGLKLAHVKKDEIDRRVQEAARLLQLDSLLQRKPKDLSGGQRQRVAIGRTIVREPAVFLFDEPLSNLDASLRVQMRIEISSLHKRLGATMIYVTHDQVEAMTMADKIVALDNGAIAQVGKPLELYHYPATRFVAGFIGSPKMNFIDCQVVKADSQEVTVGMPGATEITLPINGAELEAGETVTLGIRPEHFCSEDDCDLAMQGEVRVVERLGYQTLVHLNVEGVDGIMTMRTEGTNPIQEGDAMVLGIKPEMCHLFRQDGAACPRLFKEPCVDL from the coding sequence ATGGCAAGCGTCACTCTACGAAACGTCTACAAACGCTTCGGCGAAGCCGAAGTCACCCGGAACGTCAATCTGGACATCCAGAACGGTGAATTCGTTGTCTTCGTCGGCCCATCCGGATGCGGCAAATCGACGCTGCTGCGTATGGTTGCCGGTTTGGAAGACATCACTGAAGGCGAGCTTTATATCGGCAACGACAAGGTAAACGACCTGCCGCCGAAAGACCGTCAAGTGGGTATGGTGTTCCAGTCCTATGCCCTCTACCCGCACATGAATGTCGCCGAAAACATGGCCTTCGGGCTCAAGCTGGCGCACGTCAAGAAGGACGAGATCGATCGCCGGGTACAGGAAGCCGCGCGGCTGCTGCAGCTCGACAGTTTGCTCCAGCGCAAACCCAAGGACCTGTCCGGCGGCCAGCGCCAGCGTGTAGCCATTGGCCGCACCATCGTCCGCGAGCCGGCGGTGTTCCTGTTCGACGAGCCGCTATCCAACTTGGATGCATCGCTGCGGGTACAGATGCGGATCGAGATCTCCAGCCTGCACAAGCGCCTGGGTGCCACCATGATCTACGTCACTCACGATCAGGTGGAAGCGATGACCATGGCGGACAAGATCGTCGCGCTGGACAACGGCGCCATCGCACAGGTGGGCAAGCCTCTGGAGCTCTACCACTACCCGGCCACCCGGTTCGTGGCTGGCTTTATCGGCTCGCCCAAGATGAATTTCATCGATTGCCAGGTGGTCAAGGCCGACAGCCAGGAAGTCACTGTCGGTATGCCGGGTGCGACCGAGATCACGCTACCGATCAACGGCGCCGAACTCGAAGCCGGTGAAACCGTCACGCTAGGGATTCGCCCTGAGCATTTCTGCAGCGAAGATGACTGCGACCTCGCCATGCAGGGCGAGGTTAGGGTGGTCGAGCGCCTCGGCTATCAGACGCTGGTTCACCTCAATGTCGAAGGTGTCGATGGCATCATGACGATGCGTACCGAGGGCACTAACCCCATTCAGGAAGGCGACGCTATGGTGCTGGGTATCAAGCCCGAGATGTGCCATCTGTTCCGCCAGGACGGGGCCGCTTGTCCGAGACTGTTCAAGGAACCCTGCGTCGATCTCTAA
- a CDS encoding MFS transporter has product MTSASTCTEGIEGRRQQTATRLVFFISGLGLAAWAPLVPFAKDRLGIGEGVLGLLLLCLGAGSILAMPVTGPLVTRLGCRRVIVACTGLFCLALPLMAGLSNIPGLVAALFLFGIGIGSVDVAMNMQAIVVERASGRSMMSGFHGLFSLGAIVGAAGMTLMLSLAVSPLEATFCVVALIVLGLLLAMPNLLTAEGRDDSTSDGPAFALPRGIVIIMGLVCFVSFLSEGAMLDWTAVFLISNLDVAAAHAGLGFAAFSVTMTLGRLLGDRVVARLGGPRVVMVGGFLAAAGMLLTVFAPVWTVALIGCALIGAGCANIVPVMFTSVGRQTVMPEHTAVPAMATMGYMGVLVGPAGIGFLAEATSLSTSFFVLAVMLVGAGLSSRVLRD; this is encoded by the coding sequence ATGACTTCAGCGTCGACCTGTACCGAGGGCATCGAGGGGCGCCGCCAACAAACGGCAACGCGGCTCGTCTTTTTCATTTCCGGATTGGGCCTGGCGGCCTGGGCGCCGCTGGTGCCGTTTGCCAAGGATAGGCTGGGTATTGGCGAGGGCGTTCTGGGGCTGCTTTTGCTGTGTCTCGGTGCCGGCTCCATCCTTGCTATGCCGGTAACGGGTCCGCTGGTGACACGGCTGGGCTGCCGTCGGGTTATTGTTGCTTGCACCGGTCTATTCTGTCTTGCGTTGCCGTTAATGGCTGGGCTTTCGAATATACCCGGCTTGGTGGCGGCGCTGTTTCTGTTCGGCATCGGTATCGGTTCGGTGGATGTTGCCATGAACATGCAGGCTATCGTCGTGGAGCGGGCGAGCGGCCGTTCGATGATGTCCGGATTTCACGGGCTGTTCAGTCTCGGTGCTATCGTCGGCGCCGCCGGGATGACCTTAATGCTCAGTCTGGCGGTCTCGCCCCTTGAGGCGACATTCTGTGTCGTTGCGTTGATCGTGCTCGGCCTGCTATTGGCGATGCCCAACCTCCTGACCGCTGAAGGCCGGGATGACTCCACCAGTGACGGTCCGGCCTTCGCGCTCCCCCGCGGTATCGTCATCATCATGGGGCTGGTCTGTTTTGTGTCCTTCCTCAGCGAGGGCGCGATGCTGGACTGGACCGCGGTTTTCCTGATTTCAAACCTGGATGTCGCCGCCGCCCATGCCGGTCTCGGCTTCGCTGCCTTTTCGGTCACCATGACCCTGGGCCGACTCCTGGGCGACCGGGTGGTCGCGCGTCTGGGCGGTCCGCGTGTGGTCATGGTCGGTGGTTTCCTGGCGGCGGCCGGTATGTTGCTGACCGTCTTCGCGCCCGTTTGGACGGTAGCGCTGATTGGCTGTGCGCTGATCGGCGCCGGCTGTGCCAACATCGTTCCGGTGATGTTCACCAGTGTGGGGCGGCAGACTGTTATGCCTGAACATACGGCGGTGCCGGCGATGGCAACCATGGGTTATATGGGCGTGTTGGTCGGGCCGGCGGGTATCGGTTTTCTGGCTGAAGCGACCAGCCTTTCTACCTCGTTTTTCGTGCTGGCGGTGATGCTGGTGGGCGCGGGTTTGAGCTCGCGGGTGTTGCGCGATTAA
- the malG gene encoding maltose ABC transporter permease MalG: MAMVEPRSTKYRVLASHLGMLCFIALILFPLLMVISISFRSGNFATGSLLPESPSLEHWFLALGIPYTDAAGNVTQPPFPVLLWLWNSVKIAVVSSILILALSTTSAYAFARMRFGGKGFVLKSMLIFQMFPPVLSLVALYALFNEIGDHVSWLGLNTHGAVIVASLGGMALHIWTIKGYFDSIDRSLEEAAIVDGATTWQAFRYILLPLSVPILMVVFILAFIMTIMEYPMASILLVDTDKLTLAVGAQQYLYEQNYLWGDFAAAAVLSGLPITLVFLYCQKWIVGGLTAGGVKG, from the coding sequence ATGGCAATGGTTGAACCCCGCTCTACCAAATACCGGGTGCTGGCCTCCCATCTGGGGATGCTGTGCTTTATCGCGCTGATCCTGTTTCCGCTGCTGATGGTGATCTCGATCTCGTTCCGCAGCGGTAACTTTGCCACCGGCAGTCTGCTGCCGGAGTCGCCATCGCTGGAGCACTGGTTCCTGGCGTTAGGTATCCCGTACACCGACGCGGCCGGCAACGTTACCCAGCCACCTTTCCCGGTGCTGTTGTGGCTGTGGAATTCCGTCAAGATCGCGGTGGTGTCTTCGATTCTGATCCTCGCGCTGTCAACCACCAGCGCATACGCCTTCGCCCGCATGCGCTTCGGCGGCAAGGGTTTTGTGCTCAAATCGATGCTGATCTTCCAGATGTTCCCGCCAGTGTTATCGCTGGTGGCGCTCTATGCGCTATTTAACGAAATCGGCGACCACGTCAGTTGGCTGGGTTTGAATACCCACGGCGCGGTCATCGTCGCTTCGCTAGGCGGGATGGCACTGCACATCTGGACCATTAAGGGCTATTTCGATTCCATTGACAGATCCCTGGAGGAGGCAGCCATCGTCGATGGCGCCACCACCTGGCAGGCTTTCCGCTATATCCTGCTGCCGCTGTCGGTGCCGATCCTGATGGTGGTGTTTATCCTGGCATTTATCATGACGATCATGGAATACCCCATGGCATCGATCCTCCTGGTCGATACGGATAAGCTGACGCTGGCGGTAGGTGCTCAGCAATACCTCTACGAGCAGAATTACCTGTGGGGTGATTTCGCGGCGGCGGCTGTGCTCTCCGGCCTGCCTATTACGCTCGTGTTCCTGTACTGCCAGAAGTGGATTGTTGGTGGTCTGACGGCTGGCGGTGTGAAGGGGTAG
- the malF gene encoding maltose ABC transporter permease MalF encodes MTRNILKWGLLAIVVGLALYLILALYAQREFVFAMLFLVLTASAVFVFVDRRMYAHRYIYPAVAGMTLFVIFPLMYTVGIGFTNYSASNLLSFDRVQENLLGRTYQSESVRYGYELYQTDTGYVIYLEGQHQNLQSPPVSLDSGDAESVPVLPVSSAPQGEPLGMREIIKNRKSLGVLKLETEDGRQLTMVGLRDFGAIQPLYEMSENGALTNQRTGVTYFPNHDTGFYQNAEGERLTPGWTVNTGWDNYEKVITDPTISGPFLQIFAWTLVFSVGTVIFTLILGLLLANLLQWDQIRGKGFYRTMFILPYAVPAFISILVFKGLFNQNFGEINLVLENLFGVRPDWFSDPTMARSMLLIVNTWLGYPYMMLLCMGLLQAIPRDLYEASAMDGAGPINNLMNITFPLMIKPLAPLLIASFAFNFNNFVLIALLTGGAPDIIGASTPAGTTDLLVSYTYRIAFQDSGQNFGLAAAIATVIFVVVGALSLINLKLSKVKV; translated from the coding sequence ATGACCCGAAATATTCTGAAGTGGGGCCTTTTGGCCATCGTGGTCGGCCTGGCGCTGTACCTGATCCTGGCGCTGTATGCTCAGCGCGAATTCGTGTTCGCGATGCTATTCCTGGTGTTGACCGCATCGGCTGTCTTCGTGTTCGTGGACCGGCGAATGTATGCCCATCGCTACATCTATCCCGCGGTCGCCGGGATGACGCTGTTCGTCATCTTTCCGCTGATGTATACCGTCGGTATTGGCTTCACGAACTACAGCGCAAGCAATCTACTGAGTTTCGACCGGGTGCAGGAAAATCTGCTCGGGCGCACCTACCAGTCCGAATCGGTGCGCTACGGCTACGAGCTTTACCAGACCGACACGGGCTATGTGATCTATCTGGAAGGTCAGCACCAGAATCTCCAGTCGCCGCCGGTTAGCCTCGATAGCGGCGATGCTGAGTCCGTGCCCGTTCTGCCGGTCAGTAGCGCCCCGCAAGGTGAGCCGCTGGGGATGCGGGAGATCATTAAAAATCGTAAGTCGTTGGGTGTGCTGAAGCTGGAAACCGAGGACGGTCGCCAGTTGACCATGGTCGGGTTGCGTGACTTTGGCGCCATCCAGCCGTTGTACGAGATGAGCGAGAATGGTGCGCTGACCAACCAGCGTACCGGCGTCACTTATTTTCCCAATCACGATACCGGGTTCTATCAAAATGCCGAGGGCGAGCGGCTAACGCCTGGCTGGACCGTGAATACGGGCTGGGATAACTACGAGAAGGTCATCACCGATCCGACCATCAGTGGACCGTTCCTGCAGATTTTCGCCTGGACGCTGGTATTCTCCGTAGGCACGGTGATTTTCACCCTGATCCTCGGCCTGCTGCTGGCTAATCTGCTGCAATGGGACCAGATCCGGGGCAAGGGCTTTTACCGCACCATGTTCATCCTGCCGTATGCGGTTCCTGCATTTATCTCGATTCTGGTGTTCAAGGGACTGTTCAACCAAAACTTCGGTGAGATCAACCTGGTGTTGGAAAATCTGTTCGGGGTTCGGCCCGACTGGTTCAGCGATCCGACCATGGCGCGGTCCATGCTTCTGATCGTCAACACCTGGCTTGGCTATCCCTACATGATGCTGCTGTGCATGGGGCTGCTGCAGGCGATCCCGCGCGACCTCTACGAAGCATCGGCAATGGACGGGGCAGGGCCAATCAACAACCTGATGAACATCACGTTTCCGTTGATGATAAAGCCTCTGGCGCCCTTGTTGATTGCCAGCTTCGCTTTTAATTTCAACAACTTCGTATTGATCGCCCTATTGACCGGCGGTGCGCCCGATATCATTGGCGCCAGCACTCCGGCGGGCACGACGGATCTGCTGGTGAGCTATACCTACCGGATCGCATTCCAGGATTCGGGCCAGAACTTCGGGCTGGCAGCCGCGATTGCCACCGTCATCTTCGTGGTGGTGGGCGCGCTGTCGCTGATCAACCTCAAACTGTCCAAGGTCAAGGTGTAG
- the malE gene encoding maltose/maltodextrin ABC transporter substrate-binding protein MalE has protein sequence MNRRNFIRSTLAVSILATLGAAGPAHAEIEEGKLVVWINGDKGYNGLQEVGDWFTEETGIPVEVAHPDSATDKFQQAAATGNGPDIFIWAHDRLGEWAQSGLIAELNPSQSARDANYDFTWDAVTVDGKVYGYPMAVESIGLIYNKDLVSEPPKTFEEIPALDKKLAEQGKKAILWDYNNTYFTWPLLAANDGYIFKKTDDGYDVSDTGVNSESAVKGAQMLATLIEQGVMPRGADYGAMDSRFNKGEVAMMISGPWAWANLEKSGIDFGVATLPTIDGGTPEPMVGVMAATLNTASPNRALAVEFLENYALSVKGLKMVDDDVPLGAVANKELMDELSADNPHIEATFKNAQIGEPMPSVPAMGAFWSSMGPALQNITSGRQTVEEALDTAASRITR, from the coding sequence ATGAATCGCCGCAATTTCATCCGCAGCACGCTCGCCGTCTCCATTCTTGCGACCCTGGGCGCGGCGGGTCCCGCTCACGCCGAGATCGAGGAAGGCAAGTTGGTTGTCTGGATCAACGGTGACAAGGGCTACAACGGGCTTCAGGAAGTCGGTGACTGGTTCACCGAGGAAACCGGCATCCCTGTCGAAGTGGCTCACCCGGACAGCGCCACGGACAAATTTCAGCAAGCCGCTGCCACCGGGAACGGCCCCGATATTTTCATCTGGGCGCATGATCGCCTGGGCGAGTGGGCTCAAAGTGGCCTGATCGCCGAACTGAACCCCTCTCAGTCCGCGCGCGACGCCAACTATGACTTCACCTGGGACGCGGTGACCGTTGACGGCAAGGTCTACGGCTATCCCATGGCGGTCGAGTCCATCGGCCTGATCTATAACAAGGATCTGGTGTCCGAGCCGCCCAAGACCTTCGAAGAAATTCCTGCTCTGGACAAGAAGCTGGCCGAGCAGGGCAAGAAGGCTATTCTTTGGGACTACAACAACACCTACTTCACTTGGCCGCTGCTGGCCGCCAATGACGGTTATATCTTCAAGAAGACCGATGATGGCTACGACGTGAGCGATACCGGCGTCAACAGCGAAAGCGCCGTTAAGGGTGCGCAGATGCTGGCCACTCTGATCGAGCAGGGCGTCATGCCACGGGGAGCCGATTACGGCGCCATGGATTCCCGCTTCAACAAGGGTGAAGTGGCGATGATGATCAGCGGTCCCTGGGCGTGGGCCAACCTCGAAAAGAGTGGTATCGACTTCGGCGTTGCCACGCTGCCAACCATTGATGGCGGCACCCCTGAGCCCATGGTCGGTGTGATGGCCGCGACGCTTAACACGGCGAGCCCCAACCGCGCTCTGGCGGTGGAATTCCTCGAGAATTACGCGCTGTCGGTCAAGGGTCTGAAGATGGTCGATGACGATGTACCGCTCGGTGCCGTGGCGAACAAGGAATTGATGGACGAGCTGTCCGCGGACAACCCGCACATCGAGGCCACGTTCAAGAACGCCCAGATCGGCGAGCCGATGCCGAGCGTGCCCGCCATGGGCGCCTTCTGGTCGTCCATGGGCCCGGCCCTGCAAAACATTACCTCTGGCCGTCAGACCGTCGAGGAAGCTCTGGATACGGCTGCAAGCCGCATCACCCGATAA